A region from the Natronoarchaeum mannanilyticum genome encodes:
- a CDS encoding AAA family ATPase: MVEAFAVASGKGGTGKTTATLALGMALAEEHDVTVVDADTGMANLLFHAGLADVETTLHDLLVEDADAAVAAATYERHGMKVVPCGTSLAGFEAADPDRLREVVATLAADADVLLLDSPAALDSKSAVLPIVLADRTITVLQPTIPALSDGLKVQEYARSYGTGSAGVLFNRVREQSRIDVIADRTREYFDGGILGRVPESPAAGAARAAGEPLLAHAPDSPAGRAFRAAADELTVDDGDSGAVADRFRSAVVPERP, from the coding sequence ATGGTCGAGGCGTTCGCAGTCGCGAGCGGCAAGGGCGGCACGGGCAAGACCACCGCCACGCTCGCGCTCGGGATGGCGCTGGCCGAGGAGCACGACGTGACGGTCGTCGACGCGGACACCGGGATGGCGAATCTCCTGTTCCACGCCGGCCTGGCCGACGTCGAGACGACGCTGCACGATCTGCTCGTCGAGGACGCCGACGCGGCCGTCGCGGCGGCGACCTACGAGCGCCACGGGATGAAGGTCGTCCCCTGCGGAACGAGCCTCGCCGGCTTCGAGGCGGCCGACCCCGACAGGCTCCGCGAGGTCGTCGCGACGCTGGCGGCCGACGCAGACGTGCTCTTGCTGGACTCGCCGGCTGCGCTGGACTCGAAGAGCGCCGTCCTGCCGATCGTGCTCGCCGACCGGACGATCACGGTGCTCCAGCCGACGATCCCCGCGCTCAGCGACGGGCTCAAAGTTCAGGAGTACGCCCGCTCCTACGGCACCGGGTCGGCGGGCGTGCTGTTCAACCGCGTGCGCGAGCAGTCCCGGATCGACGTCATCGCCGACCGGACGCGGGAGTATTTCGACGGGGGAATCCTCGGCCGGGTTCCGGAGTCACCCGCGGCCGGCGCGGCCCGCGCGGCGGGCGAACCGCTGCTCGCGCACGCTCCCGATTCGCCCGCCGGACGTGCGTTTCGGGCGGCCGCCGACGAACTGACGGTCGACGACGGCGACTCCGGCGCGGTCGCCGATCGCTTTCGCAGCGCCGTCGTTCCTGAGCGCCCATGA
- a CDS encoding HAD family hydrolase, with protein MAVSFDLFGTLVAADPPESPARAVARELAERGVAVPDDWTAAYAEPHVDAPEGAELALPEHVGAALASRGVDAAGAEADAVREAVAAAFVRPIETRSGAVAAVDAAAERVPVGVLSNCSVPGLVERALDRSALDPTALDAVVASVDCGWRKPDRRAFEAIADELGVGVEALTHIGDDARTDGGIERHGGTPILLDDVPLAAVPERLDAESERPTAEVERLDAEEGSPCR; from the coding sequence GTGGCAGTATCGTTCGACCTGTTCGGCACGCTGGTCGCCGCCGACCCCCCGGAGTCGCCGGCGCGCGCGGTGGCTCGCGAACTCGCCGAGCGCGGCGTGGCGGTGCCCGATGACTGGACGGCCGCCTACGCCGAACCGCACGTCGACGCGCCGGAGGGCGCCGAGCTCGCGCTGCCGGAACACGTCGGCGCCGCGCTGGCGAGTCGCGGCGTCGACGCCGCGGGCGCCGAGGCGGACGCCGTCCGCGAGGCGGTCGCGGCGGCGTTCGTTCGCCCGATCGAGACGCGCTCGGGCGCGGTCGCAGCGGTCGACGCGGCGGCCGAGCGCGTCCCGGTCGGCGTGCTCTCGAACTGCAGCGTTCCGGGGCTGGTCGAGCGCGCCCTCGACCGGTCCGCCCTCGACCCGACCGCACTCGACGCCGTCGTCGCCAGCGTCGACTGCGGGTGGCGCAAACCCGACCGGCGAGCGTTCGAGGCGATCGCGGACGAACTGGGCGTCGGCGTCGAGGCGCTCACTCATATCGGCGACGACGCGCGAACGGACGGCGGCATCGAGCGGCACGGTGGCACGCCGATCCTGCTCGACGACGTCCCGCTCGCCGCGGTGCCGGAGCGGCTGGACGCCGAAAGCGAGCGCCCCACCGCCGAAGTCGAGCGGCTCGACGCCGAGGAGGGATCGCCGTGTCGCTGA
- the cbiB gene encoding adenosylcobinamide-phosphate synthase CbiB — translation MIAAGAIALAAALDWLVREPPASLHPVAWFGRLVEPLDRGWTLPRSVSFWIALLCPLAAGLAVGGVVALGSLVHPVAGGVLAGLALFATTSLRLLLDEAAGVVAASDTDVAAARERLPALAGRDAGDLSAGHLRSAAVESAAENLADGLVAPLGAFALLAPESLALAAGAAAWVKAVNTLDSMLGYPSKPHGWLSARLDDAVMWLPARASALLLTIVARSPDPMLAARRWADAPPSPNSGWPMGTVASALQIKLEKPGSYTLNGVASLPTVDDAERAISLVGSAGLAAYGVAILWEVLVWA, via the coding sequence CTGATCGCCGCGGGCGCGATCGCGCTCGCGGCCGCGCTGGACTGGCTCGTCCGCGAGCCGCCCGCGAGCTTGCACCCGGTCGCGTGGTTCGGCCGACTCGTCGAGCCGCTGGATCGCGGCTGGACGCTCCCGCGGTCGGTGAGCTTCTGGATCGCGCTGCTGTGCCCGCTCGCGGCGGGCCTGGCGGTCGGCGGCGTCGTGGCGCTCGGCTCGCTCGTCCACCCCGTCGCGGGCGGCGTCCTGGCGGGGCTGGCGCTGTTTGCGACGACGAGCCTGCGCCTCCTGCTCGACGAGGCCGCCGGCGTCGTCGCGGCGAGCGATACCGACGTCGCGGCCGCGCGCGAGCGGCTGCCAGCGCTGGCGGGACGGGACGCCGGCGACCTCTCGGCCGGCCACCTGCGGAGCGCCGCGGTGGAGAGCGCCGCCGAGAACCTCGCGGACGGGCTGGTCGCGCCGCTGGGCGCGTTCGCCCTGCTCGCGCCGGAGTCGCTCGCGCTCGCCGCGGGCGCGGCGGCGTGGGTCAAGGCCGTCAACACGCTCGACTCGATGCTGGGCTACCCCTCGAAACCCCACGGCTGGCTCTCGGCGCGGCTCGACGACGCCGTGATGTGGCTGCCCGCGCGGGCGAGCGCGCTGCTGCTGACGATCGTGGCCCGATCGCCGGACCCGATGCTGGCCGCGCGCCGGTGGGCCGACGCGCCGCCCTCGCCGAACTCCGGGTGGCCGATGGGCACCGTCGCCAGCGCGCTACAGATCAAGTTAGAGAAGCCCGGCAGCTACACGCTCAACGGCGTCGCGTCGCTGCCGACGGTCGACGACGCCGAGCGCGCGATCTCGCTGGTCGGGTCGGCGGGGCTGGCGGCCTACGGCGTCGCGATCCTCTGGGAGGTGCTCGTGTGGGCGTGA
- the cobS gene encoding adenosylcobinamide-GDP ribazoletransferase, giving the protein MSALAALSGAIGFLTRLPAGRDADAWDAFAATPAAFLPVGYLVGGVAAAALLVPAPDPAQAFLYLATIYGVTGINHVDGVADLGDAAVVHGDPERRREVLKDTTVGVGAVLAVALVVAGLALAALALAGLPWPIAVGIVVAAEVGAKLGMAALACLGAAPHDGLGSQFTATNGAGSLVVPALLAAPAVALTWPNAAATGALAGALVATAAVLHWSTRALGGVGGDAFGATNELGRLGGLYGGLLAWSLLPEVILWTPS; this is encoded by the coding sequence GTGAGCGCGCTCGCGGCGCTGTCGGGGGCGATCGGTTTCCTGACTCGGCTGCCGGCCGGTCGCGACGCCGACGCGTGGGACGCCTTCGCCGCGACGCCGGCGGCGTTTCTCCCCGTCGGCTACCTCGTCGGCGGCGTCGCCGCGGCCGCGCTGCTGGTTCCCGCTCCGGACCCCGCGCAGGCCTTCCTCTACCTCGCGACGATCTACGGCGTGACGGGGATCAACCACGTCGACGGCGTCGCGGACCTGGGCGACGCCGCGGTCGTCCACGGCGACCCCGAGCGCCGCCGCGAGGTCCTGAAGGACACGACCGTCGGCGTCGGCGCCGTCCTCGCGGTCGCGCTGGTCGTCGCCGGCCTCGCGCTGGCGGCGCTGGCGCTCGCCGGCCTGCCCTGGCCGATCGCCGTCGGGATCGTCGTCGCCGCGGAAGTCGGCGCGAAGCTCGGGATGGCCGCGCTGGCCTGTCTCGGCGCGGCGCCCCACGACGGACTCGGATCGCAGTTCACGGCGACCAACGGCGCCGGCTCGCTCGTCGTTCCCGCACTGCTCGCCGCGCCCGCCGTCGCGCTGACGTGGCCGAACGCGGCCGCGACGGGAGCGCTCGCCGGGGCGCTCGTCGCGACCGCCGCCGTCCTGCACTGGTCGACCCGCGCGCTCGGGGGCGTCGGCGGCGACGCCTTCGGCGCGACGAACGAACTCGGGCGGCTGGGGGGGCTGTACGGCGGCCTGCTCGCGTGGTCGCTCCTCCCGGAGGTGATTCTGTGGACGCCCTCGTGA
- a CDS encoding NTP transferase domain-containing protein: MDALVMCGGEGRRLAASVDRATPDGRIEKPLFEVAGAPMIDRVLAALDDSGVGAVHAAVSPATPATREHLAGRVNVIETPGEGYVADLASALDTVGAPALTVAADLPLLGADLVDAALAAHDRGALTVCVPAELKRRLGVGVDATFDPAELDAEIAGVRPAGAPDDVEDRRPAEFAPTGLNVATDDETTCTDIMYLSYDARLAVNVNRKRDAEIAEALL, translated from the coding sequence GTGGACGCCCTCGTGATGTGCGGCGGCGAGGGCCGTCGCCTCGCGGCGTCGGTCGATCGAGCGACGCCGGACGGCCGGATCGAGAAGCCGCTGTTCGAGGTCGCTGGAGCGCCGATGATCGATCGAGTGCTGGCCGCGCTCGACGACAGCGGGGTCGGGGCGGTTCACGCCGCCGTCTCGCCCGCGACGCCGGCGACGCGCGAGCACCTCGCCGGGCGAGTCAACGTGATCGAGACGCCCGGCGAGGGGTACGTCGCGGACCTCGCGAGCGCGCTCGATACGGTCGGCGCACCGGCGCTCACCGTCGCCGCCGACCTACCGCTGCTCGGCGCCGACCTCGTCGACGCCGCGCTGGCGGCCCACGACCGCGGCGCGCTGACGGTCTGCGTCCCGGCGGAACTCAAGCGCCGGCTCGGCGTCGGCGTCGACGCGACGTTCGACCCGGCCGAGCTGGACGCCGAAATAGCGGGCGTGCGGCCCGCCGGCGCGCCCGACGACGTCGAAGACCGGCGCCCCGCCGAGTTCGCCCCGACGGGCCTCAACGTCGCGACCGACGACGAGACGACCTGTACCGACATCATGTACCTGAGCTACGACGCGCGGCTGGCGGTGAACGTGAACCGGAAGCGAGACGCCGAGATCGCGGAGGCGCTGCTGTGA
- the cobT gene encoding nicotinate mononucleotide-dependent phosphoribosyltransferase CobT — MRLVLAAGSTRTAGIEGISAAGATRELMAHTPAIDAEIVEYGRPITADLVPVSPTGCPTPAVITRAVREAVGFEFTVIDAGLAAETGAPTVDVDARPGRDVRDPVAVPDAGETVDAAREFGGALPDDELLVGETIPGGTTTALATLRALGEDVGVSSSLPENPTDLKRRVVDDALAESGVEPGDLAGDPVEAIRRVGDPMLATVAGLAIGAAASGTAVTLAGGTQLVAAAALVRHAGVEVPLSLATTSFVADDPNVDLDAAAREFDLDLTITDPGFDRSDHVAMARYVAGEAKEGVGTGGALALADRSDASMAAVRDRIEAVYDRLDVDDISSPTGGASDGA; from the coding sequence GTGAGGCTCGTCCTCGCCGCGGGGTCGACCCGCACGGCCGGGATCGAGGGGATCAGCGCGGCGGGCGCGACGCGAGAGCTGATGGCTCACACGCCCGCGATCGACGCCGAGATCGTCGAGTACGGGCGGCCGATCACCGCCGATCTCGTGCCCGTGAGCCCGACCGGCTGCCCGACGCCGGCCGTGATCACCAGAGCGGTCCGCGAGGCGGTCGGCTTCGAGTTCACCGTGATCGACGCCGGACTCGCCGCCGAGACCGGCGCGCCGACCGTCGACGTCGACGCCCGACCCGGTCGGGACGTCCGCGACCCCGTCGCGGTGCCCGACGCGGGCGAGACCGTCGACGCGGCCCGCGAGTTCGGGGGCGCGCTCCCCGACGACGAGCTGCTGGTCGGCGAGACGATCCCCGGCGGCACGACGACCGCGCTGGCGACGCTACGGGCGCTCGGCGAGGACGTCGGCGTCTCGTCGTCGCTGCCCGAGAACCCGACCGATCTCAAGCGCCGGGTCGTCGACGACGCGCTGGCCGAGAGCGGCGTCGAGCCGGGCGACCTCGCTGGCGATCCGGTGGAGGCGATCCGGCGCGTCGGCGACCCGATGCTGGCGACCGTCGCGGGACTGGCGATCGGCGCCGCGGCGTCGGGCACCGCGGTCACGCTGGCCGGCGGCACCCAGCTCGTCGCCGCCGCCGCGCTGGTGCGCCACGCCGGGGTCGAGGTGCCGCTCTCGCTCGCGACGACGTCGTTCGTCGCCGACGACCCGAACGTCGATCTGGACGCCGCGGCCCGGGAGTTCGACCTCGACCTGACGATCACCGATCCCGGCTTCGACCGGTCGGACCACGTCGCGATGGCCCGGTACGTCGCCGGCGAGGCGAAGGAGGGCGTCGGAACGGGCGGCGCGCTCGCGCTGGCGGATCGGTCCGACGCGTCGATGGCGGCGGTGCGCGACCGGATCGAGGCGGTGTACGACCGGCTGGACGTAGATGATATCTCCTCGCCGACCGGAGGCGCGAGCGATGGAGCCTGA
- the cobD gene encoding threonine-phosphate decarboxylase CobD has product MEPDAVRRGERVHHGGEPDPDVLDFSANVNTRMPDGVDAVYRDALERSRRYPDDEYPDFRAAAAEYAGCDPEQIVPTPGGLAAIRLAIEVSLEAGDQALVPAPSFAEYAREVRLQGAEPEFVAHDRLLGADPAEYDLAIACTPNNPTGDAYDPDALRAFADDCAAAGTPLLVDEAFLGFTDRPSLAGREGAIVARSLTKLFGLPGLRAGFAVATGERRDDLATARRAWNLGTPAAAVGAHCLRDGGFVAETRERVAAERERLREELAGEFDLHASDAPFLLLDCGDRNVDAVLDRAREEGVALRDARTFRGLDSHVRVAVKDRDANDRLLEVLADG; this is encoded by the coding sequence ATGGAGCCTGACGCCGTCCGACGCGGCGAGCGCGTCCACCACGGCGGCGAGCCGGACCCGGACGTGCTCGATTTCAGCGCGAACGTCAACACCCGGATGCCCGACGGCGTCGATGCGGTCTACCGCGACGCCCTGGAGCGCTCGCGCCGGTACCCCGACGACGAGTACCCCGACTTTCGCGCCGCCGCAGCCGAGTACGCCGGTTGCGACCCCGAACAGATCGTCCCGACGCCCGGCGGGCTGGCGGCGATCCGGCTCGCGATCGAGGTGTCGCTGGAAGCGGGCGACCAGGCGCTCGTCCCGGCGCCGAGTTTCGCCGAGTACGCTCGCGAAGTACGCCTGCAGGGCGCCGAGCCGGAGTTCGTCGCCCACGACCGGCTGCTCGGCGCCGACCCCGCGGAGTACGATCTCGCGATCGCCTGCACCCCCAACAACCCGACGGGCGACGCGTACGATCCCGACGCCCTCCGCGCGTTCGCCGACGACTGCGCGGCCGCCGGGACGCCGCTGCTGGTCGACGAGGCGTTTCTGGGGTTCACCGACCGGCCCTCGCTGGCCGGCCGCGAGGGCGCGATCGTCGCCCGGTCGCTGACCAAGCTGTTCGGCCTGCCCGGACTCCGCGCGGGGTTCGCGGTGGCGACCGGCGAGCGCCGCGACGACCTCGCGACGGCGCGCCGGGCCTGGAACCTAGGGACGCCCGCCGCCGCGGTCGGCGCGCACTGCCTGCGCGACGGGGGGTTCGTCGCCGAGACGCGCGAGCGCGTCGCCGCCGAACGCGAGCGGCTGCGCGAGGAGCTGGCGGGCGAGTTCGACCTCCACGCCTCCGACGCGCCGTTCCTGCTGCTGGACTGCGGAGACCGGAACGTGGACGCCGTACTCGATCGCGCTCGCGAGGAGGGCGTCGCGCTCAGGGACGCCCGGACGTTCCGCGGGCTGGATTCTCACGTTCGAGTGGCCGTCAAAGACCGGGACGCCAACGATCGGCTGCTGGAGGTGCTCGCGGATGGCTGA
- a CDS encoding adenosylcobinamide amidohydrolase encodes MAEDGSTSDRDAAPTPEIDVRDGVLRLRAPGATWLSTGWRGGRRDADAAYNVSVPEGWTRTDLDAYVAERLSASGFDADGPALLTGVAMEHARAARLDADSEAEDSSAVTAVATAGISNPAALFPDEREDADAASSRASDRSPDEYEPGTVNVLVYADRTLTEGALANLVAVVAEAKAAALVRTTGFPGTTTDAVIVGCPAVAEPDGDLDGEDGVARFSGSGTPIGAAARACVRDAVLASLRSRYADRELPASVADAEYGVATTRSAEVFEPAAAASSEPSATTDRTFDTHE; translated from the coding sequence ATGGCTGAGGACGGGTCGACCTCCGATCGGGATGCTGCGCCGACACCGGAGATCGACGTGCGCGACGGCGTCCTCCGGCTTCGGGCGCCCGGCGCGACGTGGCTCTCGACGGGCTGGCGCGGCGGCCGACGGGACGCCGACGCCGCGTACAACGTCTCGGTGCCCGAGGGCTGGACGCGGACCGACCTCGACGCCTACGTCGCCGAGCGGCTGTCCGCGTCCGGTTTCGACGCCGACGGCCCCGCGCTACTCACCGGCGTCGCGATGGAGCACGCCCGGGCGGCGCGCCTCGACGCCGACTCCGAAGCCGAGGACTCGTCGGCCGTGACCGCGGTCGCCACCGCCGGGATCTCGAATCCGGCCGCGCTGTTTCCGGACGAGCGGGAAGATGCCGACGCGGCGTCGAGCCGAGCGAGCGACCGCTCTCCGGACGAGTACGAGCCGGGGACGGTCAACGTCCTGGTGTACGCCGACCGGACGCTGACCGAGGGCGCGCTCGCGAACCTCGTCGCCGTGGTCGCCGAGGCGAAAGCCGCCGCGCTGGTGCGCACGACCGGGTTCCCGGGGACGACGACCGACGCCGTGATCGTCGGCTGTCCGGCAGTTGCGGAGCCCGACGGTGACCTGGACGGCGAGGACGGCGTCGCCCGCTTCTCGGGCAGTGGGACGCCGATCGGCGCCGCGGCGCGGGCCTGCGTTCGCGACGCCGTACTCGCGAGCCTGCGCTCGCGTTACGCCGATCGCGAGCTCCCGGCGAGCGTCGCCGACGCCGAGTACGGCGTCGCGACGACCCGTTCGGCCGAGGTGTTCGAGCCGGCGGCAGCGGCGTCGAGCGAGCCGAGCGCGACGACCGACCGAACTTTCGATACCCATGAGTGA
- a CDS encoding cob(I)yrinic acid a,c-diamide adenosyltransferase — protein sequence MSDDQTTDDERRDEQTDDRDAANRSDGPQGRSLSAEPIEPGEPEEFGLVQAWWGDGKGKTTAAMGMGMRAAGHGYRVHMLQFMKGGTNTVEDVRGEYNAIEHVPGFTYENAGHYGWHGFGAASDDEDHEAEAEAGLERARELIAGEGLDAGDGEGATGDDYDRLHMLILDEVLYAADRGLVAPDDVLELIEDKPDDLELVLTGSHEEPSYLLDAADLVTEVRKHKHPIDAGQSARKGTEF from the coding sequence ATGAGTGACGATCAGACCACCGACGACGAGCGCAGAGACGAACAGACGGACGATCGAGACGCCGCGAACAGATCCGACGGCCCCCAGGGTCGATCCCTGTCGGCCGAACCCATCGAACCCGGCGAGCCCGAGGAGTTCGGGCTGGTGCAGGCCTGGTGGGGCGACGGCAAAGGAAAGACGACCGCCGCGATGGGCATGGGAATGCGGGCGGCCGGCCACGGCTACCGCGTCCACATGCTCCAGTTCATGAAGGGCGGGACGAACACCGTCGAGGACGTCCGCGGCGAGTACAACGCCATCGAGCACGTCCCCGGGTTCACCTACGAGAACGCCGGTCACTACGGCTGGCACGGCTTCGGCGCCGCGAGCGACGACGAGGACCACGAAGCCGAGGCCGAAGCGGGGTTGGAGCGCGCCCGCGAGCTGATCGCCGGGGAGGGGCTCGACGCCGGCGACGGAGAGGGTGCTACTGGCGACGACTACGATCGCCTCCACATGCTGATCCTCGACGAGGTGCTGTACGCCGCCGACCGCGGGCTGGTCGCCCCCGACGACGTGCTCGAACTGATCGAGGACAAGCCCGACGACCTCGAACTCGTGCTGACCGGGAGCCACGAGGAGCCGTCGTACCTGCTCGATGCGGCGGATCTCGTGACCGAAGTGCGCAAGCACAAGCATCCGATCGACGCGGGCCAATCAGCCAGAAAGGGGACCGAGTTCTGA
- a CDS encoding cobyric acid synthase, with translation MAPASNSESSPDAPTLLVGGTASHVGKSTVAAGLCRYFANQGLDVAPFKGQNMSNNARAVPKAEGAANDSAQSGAFGEIGVSQYVQSRAARRPASTDCNPVLLKPRGEGESQLVVDGEAVGHFEAGRYYDEHWSDARAAAKAAHRRLAADADLVIAEGAGGMGEINLHDRDLANVETARFADAAVLLVADIDRGGAFASLVGTLELLPEDLRERVVGAVITKFRGDRSIVEPGVAAFEERTGVPVFGVLPHDDPGLPEEDSVSLPDENERAVRGGVNDDVNDAEAVTVAVPRLPRVSNFTDLAPLERVPGVRVSYRPIDADLGDADAVVVPGTKNTVDDLLALRDAGLDAELRAFDGPIVGLCGGYQLLGERIVGADLEGVGDRSVVDGVGLLPVETEFSTEKRVEPVERELHGIGPLAGATGPVAGYEIHAGETTPVGAVDRPFEGRGAADGDALGTYLHGLFENRIAREAFVESAFAAAGRSPRPNEDCFEADASDPYASAAALIDEHVDVSALVGSIDGVDATDAEGRKF, from the coding sequence ATGGCGCCGGCGTCGAACTCCGAATCGTCCCCGGACGCGCCCACGCTGCTGGTCGGCGGCACCGCGAGCCACGTCGGCAAGAGCACCGTCGCGGCCGGGCTTTGCCGATACTTCGCGAACCAGGGTCTCGACGTCGCGCCGTTCAAGGGCCAGAACATGAGCAACAACGCCCGCGCCGTGCCGAAGGCCGAGGGGGCGGCCAACGACAGCGCGCAGTCGGGTGCCTTCGGCGAGATCGGCGTCTCCCAGTACGTCCAATCCCGCGCGGCCCGCCGACCGGCCTCGACCGACTGCAACCCCGTCCTGCTGAAACCCCGCGGCGAGGGCGAGAGCCAGCTCGTCGTCGACGGCGAGGCGGTCGGCCACTTCGAAGCCGGACGCTACTACGACGAGCACTGGTCGGACGCCCGGGCGGCCGCCAAAGCCGCCCACCGCCGGCTGGCCGCGGACGCCGACCTCGTGATCGCGGAGGGCGCCGGCGGGATGGGCGAGATAAATCTCCACGACCGGGATCTGGCGAACGTCGAGACGGCCCGGTTCGCCGACGCGGCCGTCCTGCTGGTCGCGGACATCGACCGCGGGGGCGCGTTCGCCAGCCTCGTCGGCACCCTCGAACTGCTGCCCGAGGACCTGCGCGAGCGCGTCGTCGGCGCCGTCATCACGAAGTTCCGCGGCGACCGCTCGATCGTCGAGCCGGGCGTCGCGGCGTTCGAGGAGCGGACCGGCGTGCCGGTGTTCGGCGTTCTGCCCCACGACGATCCCGGCCTGCCCGAGGAGGACAGCGTCTCGCTGCCCGACGAGAACGAGCGAGCGGTGCGAGGCGGGGTGAACGACGACGTGAACGACGCCGAAGCGGTGACGGTCGCCGTCCCGCGGCTCCCCCGCGTCTCGAACTTTACGGACCTTGCGCCGCTCGAACGCGTTCCGGGCGTCCGCGTGTCGTACCGGCCGATCGACGCCGATCTGGGGGACGCCGACGCGGTGGTCGTTCCCGGCACCAAGAACACCGTCGACGACCTACTCGCGCTCCGCGACGCCGGGCTGGACGCCGAACTTCGGGCGTTCGACGGACCGATCGTCGGGCTCTGTGGCGGCTACCAGCTGCTCGGCGAACGGATCGTCGGCGCCGATCTGGAGGGGGTCGGCGACCGATCGGTCGTCGACGGCGTCGGGCTGCTGCCCGTCGAAACCGAGTTCTCGACCGAGAAACGCGTCGAACCGGTCGAGCGGGAGCTGCACGGCATCGGCCCGCTTGCGGGCGCGACCGGGCCGGTGGCTGGCTACGAGATCCACGCCGGGGAGACGACGCCGGTCGGCGCCGTCGACCGGCCGTTCGAGGGCCGCGGCGCCGCGGACGGCGACGCGCTCGGCACGTACCTCCACGGCCTCTTCGAGAACCGGATCGCTCGTGAGGCGTTCGTCGAGTCGGCGTTCGCGGCGGCCGGACGGTCCCCGCGACCGAACGAGGACTGTTTCGAGGCGGACGCGTCAGATCCGTACGCGAGCGCCGCTGCGCTGATCGACGAGCACGTCGACGTGTCGGCGCTCGTTGGTTCGATCGACGGAGTGGATGCAACTGACGCCGAAGGCCGGAAGTTTTAG
- a CDS encoding DUF7344 domain-containing protein yields MTDIRSTGGVPESADESATDSEQQRDLLARLQDAEPTDAGIDELFGALASPRRRHVAAYVDERGDATLDDLAEHVAECESPDRPSSNSVKLALHHADIPRLVDADLLAYGDDNHRVERGDRLAAVASPE; encoded by the coding sequence ATGACCGACATACGCTCCACCGGCGGCGTCCCCGAATCGGCCGACGAATCCGCGACCGACAGCGAGCAACAGCGCGACCTGCTGGCTCGCCTGCAGGACGCCGAGCCGACCGACGCGGGGATCGACGAGCTGTTCGGCGCGCTGGCGTCGCCGCGGCGGCGTCACGTCGCGGCGTACGTCGACGAACGCGGCGACGCGACGCTGGACGACCTCGCGGAGCACGTCGCGGAGTGCGAGTCTCCGGACCGCCCGAGCTCCAACAGCGTCAAGCTGGCGCTGCATCACGCCGATATCCCGCGGCTGGTCGACGCCGACCTGCTCGCGTACGGCGACGACAACCATCGCGTCGAGCGCGGCGATCGACTGGCGGCGGTCGCGTCGCCGGAGTGA
- a CDS encoding translation initiation factor IF-2 subunit beta, giving the protein MDYEANLQRAIDDMPEIEGSDERLSLPDAAAQKDGAFTRFTNLSEIADQLSRDPEHIHRFVQRELGTSGTFEEGRGRYNGDFTNGELDAAISKYVDEYVLCTECGLPDTRIVTENRTQMLRCDACGAFRPVQKRSQATQQQSAEAVEEGKTYEVKITGTGRKGDGVAEKGKYTIFVPGANEGDVVQIYIENISGTLAFARIAN; this is encoded by the coding sequence ATGGACTACGAAGCTAACCTACAGAGAGCGATCGACGATATGCCGGAGATCGAGGGGAGCGACGAGCGCCTCTCGCTGCCGGACGCCGCCGCCCAGAAGGACGGCGCGTTCACCCGATTTACGAACCTCTCGGAGATCGCCGACCAGCTCTCGCGGGACCCCGAGCACATCCACCGGTTCGTCCAGCGGGAACTCGGGACGAGCGGCACGTTCGAGGAGGGCCGCGGTCGGTACAACGGCGACTTCACGAACGGCGAACTGGACGCCGCGATCTCGAAGTACGTCGACGAGTACGTCCTCTGTACGGAGTGCGGACTGCCGGACACGCGGATCGTCACCGAGAACCGGACCCAGATGCTGCGCTGTGACGCCTGCGGCGCGTTCCGTCCCGTTCAGAAGCGCAGCCAGGCGACCCAACAGCAGAGCGCCGAGGCCGTCGAGGAGGGCAAGACCTACGAGGTCAAGATCACCGGCACCGGCCGCAAGGGCGACGGCGTCGCCGAGAAGGGCAAGTACACGATCTTCGTCCCCGGCGCCAACGAGGGCGACGTGGTCCAGATCTACATCGAGAACATCAGCGGCACGCTGGCGTTCGCCCGCATCGCCAACTGA